The region CTGCTGCAGTGGGAATAAATCTCTGCAGCCACATGACCTCTGAAATGAAGGTTACAAGGTGAGAGGATGGGCTGCCACGGTGCTGGTTCCTCCTTATCTCCAACTCTTCCGTGGAAGTCTTTGCTCCATGTACACTTATTTACTCAGTTATCTCATGTAGGTCCTTAAATGCATTACTATCTACATTCTTGTATTTCTAagtatagaaatgtatttctgaatGCTAGATGTTGTCTCTGCATGTCATGCTAACTCCACATGCCATCCACTTGGATGTATTACTGATATCTGAACATGGAATGCTCACAACTGCCCActgccaccccctcaccccaccctcgCTACATTTTCTGGACAGACTCCCCCTGCAGCATCTCCACCTGGGGTTACAGCAGCTCCACCCCTCacagttgctcaggccaaaatcTTGTCATTGTTTGTGATACTTCCGGTCTTTTCGCCATCCACCCCGATCTTTGATCAGCAAATTTTGTCAGCTTTACCTTAAGGAACCACTTTACTGCAACCACTGTGGTGCACATTTTTTCAAGATCATTGCAAACATTGTCAGATCAGTGTTTGTGCTTCATTCATGTCTCCCAAGAGCATGTTCTCCACTCAACaagagtgatccttttaaaatgggGTGAGGTCATGTAGCTCCTCCAATAAAAAACATTTGGTTACCTACTCAGAGTAAAAGGCAGAATTTTTACCATGACTTACAAGGTCTAGATGGTCTGGCTGCCACTGCACCCCACCTCCCCAAGTTCTCTCCGGTCTTCTCTCCTAAATCCTCTCCACCCTAGACTGTCCATTTTTCCTACACTGGCCTCCTTGCCAACCCTAAAAACATGCCATGCACCTCTGCACctggttctccctttgcctggaTATCTTCTCCCAGTATCTGCCTGGCTTATTCTCTTACATCTTTAAGActctgttcaaatgtcatctcctcaGGGAGGTCTCCTCAGTCTGTGTCTATAAAATGGCTTCCTTCCTATCATACTCCTTATTTCCTTTGCCCTGTTTAACGGCTTAtggcatttattatatatttattcatctcCTCTGATAAGATATAAACTCTCTGGGATTAGGCTTTTTGGTAACTGATATATTTCTGGCTTTCTAGAAgactgtctggcacatagtatacACTCAGTAAATACTGTTTGAATGAATTATGCACCTGAATCCACTCCAACATTTCTATCCCCATAAGTTCTTTAGTTCCATGGCATTTCTGGCTTCTTAATCTTAGTTACCATGAGCTGCTGTTGATACTAGGTTTGTGTTAACTAATCAAGCAAACTATGAGAACCAAACACATCTGCTCAAGCCGGCCCACTGAATCCAGAGCTTCTGGTAAATATGCCCATATCAATAGATTTCAGTCACATCTGAAagtctgttttttcttccttagtcAAGCAACCTCAGGATCGGTCTCCATATGTTGCCCCCAGCTTTCTGCTGataaaaattagcaaattctTGTAAAGGCTTCTCCTCCAATTTGACTTCATAATTGACATGAGAGCATGCCCTGGTTAGAGTTCTAGAGAGGCTGAAGAGTGGGACGAAGGAGCCTAAACAGAGAATGAAGCTCTCTCCGTCAGAAAAGAAAGCAACACTGTCTTCGAGAAAGATGAACCTTCTCAGTGTTCGGAAGGGGCCACTTCAAGGAGCAAAGAAGGCTCGGTCACCTTTGGGAATTCAGGGGACTGAGTTCTCCAAGCACACCCAGTCTCCCTCATTTTTATTCTCACTTCCAGCTCTTCccaataaataagcaaaagaaacctGGCCTAGGTATGACTCAGTAGACATTGCATTTTGGCAAGACACAGAATAAAGTTAGTTTTAATTCAGCCAACTCTGCTTGTTGccttgggagagggaggagattgGAATTGAGAGTGGTTTGCAAAGGGGCCTCTAGTCTAATAGTAGTTTTCTTCAATTAAAGCATTCATGGATTTTGTATgatcaaaattaatttcaaaattacaaTATGGTATAAGAAGtatggggaaaaaagtcttttttctttaggAACACAGTCAAGGAGAACAATCACTGTGTGTTCTGGTATTGCCATACCCCTCTACATGACATGTATCCAGATGCCTATTCCAAGAACTCCTTCTAAAGGCTTGCCAGTGTATGTACCCAATCTATATATACTCATTCTCTTGTCGTATTTCCCTGACTTCAACCACTTCTCACCTATATTCACCTGTATTCACTGCCTCCCAAGTCCTCAGATTTGATTGTATCTGCTCCTTCCCCAGTTATAACTCCAGCTTCTTATACTACAGCTCTTTATCTGTGGTAACATACTCGTCATTTTGAATAACAACACTGTCGTTTGAGACAGTTGTTTGTCTATATCCTAGCCAAACAGATTGATATCAAGGTAGAACCTTTGTTGAATAATGTAATGTATAATAAGGAATATGTAGATTGGCAGGACCAAAGAAGAAAGGTGCCAAACCCCTCCTAATGTTACCAAAATAGACTGGCCAAAAGAGAGAACTATTTAGGATAATGATGCTATGATGgcatgttatgtgtgtgtgtgtgtgtgtgtgtgtgtgtgtgtgtgtgtgtgtattctaggtgtttcatatgttttctcatttaatgctCTCAATAACTGTCAGATTCTACTGTTAcccattttataactgaaagaaCCAAGGGACAGTGAGATTAAGTGACTTGGCTGGTGATAACATAGCTTACAAAGGGTGGAGCTGAAATTCAAATCTAGCAAGTCCAGTTcctgagtccctgcccttaatCATGAGCGATAAGACAAAACTCAGCAGGGGCTGAGGATGGCATTCTATCTGGACCAAGGGAACATAGCGAAAATAGTGGAAAACTCAGAGAACATGGAGATTGTTGGAGAACAACAAAGTATTTGGTATGGCAGGAGTATATGTAGTGGCAGATAAGGGCActgaaaggagaggcagagaccaattCATGAAGGGGTTTATTTGCTGGATTTTTATCCTATAGGAAATGAGGGGTTGTTGGAATAATATGTTGTATTTCTGAACAGCCTCTCTGACAGTGAAATGGAGGGTGGGTTGGAACAGATCAAAACAGAAGGCATGGGTTTCTGAGAAGGCATTTGCATTTCCAAAGGAGTTCATAAGGGCTGAGGCAGGCAGCAACATCAATGATGGAAAAAAGATGGAGCTGAATGCTgcaaaaggaaactgaaactttTGTATTTCATATGTGTCAACAATATTCTGCAGAGAAATAAGATAATGTTCCTGTATTTGCCTCTGTCTTCCTGTTAATGAAATAGAACTCATTAAAGTCTTTTTGGATCAAAGGTAAAGTCTAATTAGGTAAACACTAGgcaaatttttaaacaaaagtaaatatataaatattattttacaaacaataatacataatttttccACATTGCAGAAATAGAGGTGAagattaaatcttttattttacagagttgCTAAAAGACGTGAGACATAAACCAACTTATAcattagagaaaataagaattttaaacaaaagcTTATCATGACTACCCatcagttttacttttaaaacctTTATTGGATAGACATTCAAAAATAAGGACCAGCAAATTTTGTTACTAGGATATCCTTTATACTTTGTATATTTAAGCTCTTTATTTTACTGGACAGATGTGTCATTAGTTCATTTGAAATATTACTGCTTATAAgaagaatttgatttttcttctcagcAATGAGTGAATTCGTTTCACTTGGAATTTCTAAGGACTAATTTTAGtcaacattttcaaagaatgatAAAGCTtagaaataaagtcttaatttaGATAACAAATAGTAGCCTTTAAAATGGAACCAAGACtctgaaatatctgaaataaatcaaCATTTATGAACATTAGTATATATTAGTGAATAGCTATGTTAAGGCAAAAAACTGAGATATCATCTATTTCCATCAACATGTTAAAGATgatcaaagtataaaatatattttataaatgacatgAAATGATTTCAAAAAGGAATTCCTATGTCACAGAACTTTTTATTAGAAAAGTGCCATAAAagtataattgaaaataaaatttgatccTTCAAAATAAGgtggaaagatagaaagacaaGCTTTTGAGTATTTATGTGGAATTGTTTGCCAAATCTCCTGAAATGATACCTCATTCCCATTAAGTCAGTAAGACACTCACTATATAGGCTATTTTTCTTTAGAACTCTATTTTGtgaagagtctatttttttttcttttctttgttgtgaGAATTAGAAGTTTGAGAGGATAACATCCTGCCTCACAAGTCCATTTTTGATAACAGAAAATTACTTAAACTTATgcatatattaataattacatacAGTAAATGAAAATCCTCTcttatctgaaataaatatattgtaatatcaaaatcttcataatctttttttaaagagaagagagaaataaagagtaaatcagttacatttacatttattaaactATGGAGTAGATATGAAGCCTTTGAAATCTAcaatgatattttacattttggtcATCACAATTCTATCTGCATTGCTCTTGCTTTAACCTTTTGATAGTGTTCACAGTAACCTAATTTTCATCATGTGTACCTGAAAACTttgtatgtcatatatatatatattttaaagaatatcttgCTTCTTTTTTGGGTTAGAATTTTCTATAAAGGGCAATATTTGAAAAAGTTAATTTGTTACCTAAAGCAACTATCCTCTTTAATCATTTTCAAATGAGTAAAGTTGCAtctttatgagtttattttgaaaacttggtTACTATAATAgaaactaactggaatttaaaagcTAAGTATATTTCTATGACTCACATACAATATAGtgtattatttcaaattttattctaaaatatttttaaatgttcaacaGAATACTACTGTTCTCTCTGAAATGATCTCTTTATACAGTGATGAAATTTAAcacactattttttataatctttttaaaaatgatacctACACTCCAGAATTAGTGAATTATAAAAGTTTCAGatattttagtttgtatttaaatcttttaaaaaaataagcaatacaCCAGCTAAGAATTGAAATACATACTATTGAACtactatatatttcaaaattcatatgtccTATAAAACACCTTTCTATGAAGTGAATCACTTAATGAAATTATTGCTTTGGATATAAATGCTTTGGCCTTCAGAGTATGCTAGTCTATAAATAAATGCTTCATTCCCCACCCATAACTGCCCTTCCAAAAGAAAGCCTACCAGTAGTCACGCACAGTAGTGAGcaaacttaaattaaaaactattgtGCATACAGAGCAAAGGaagctaatttttatattaaagcaGTTTTTACCATCCAACATCTAAAGAGTTATTGTGAATTACCTTTAAACCACAGTCTTTAAGATTGAATTAATTTTCTGAATGCTTTTAGAAGTGACATTATGCTACCGCTTTCAAAATCTcttaaatgacaaatattttacatttcacaaaTAGTACCTAAATAGGTCTAATTATATAGATTTCCCTTCATCTGGGAACTAAAATGCTATAGGGGTCTTCCTGAACCACAGTAAATGCCATCAATTGAAAAAGTTTATCTCAGAATGAGGATTAGGatatttagagatgaagaaatactCAATAACTGagaatagtttgaaaagagtGATCTACCTTGAAATGTAAGTCAGAATCAAAATACAGATTACTTGTGTAAAAATCCAGGCTGCTAAATAAACAATGATTTCATAATTATAGTAATACAAGTAAGTAGAAAACCTTTCaattaatagaaattaagaaaatcataaatctaGCGTATAATTCTCAATACTCCCAATCGCTTTGCAAGTACTCATTTGGATAACAATACAACAGCAACAAAGAActcctttaaaatgtatattttttcagtttatttcaaaTGCTGTGTAGCATAAGAACCTACTCCTTAGAGATAAAATTTTAGTCACAGAAAAGTAGTATGAAGCACATTCCAAAGTGCTGAAGGAATTAACTGCCCTATTAGGTAATGAATACCCAGAGGAATAAGCATTAGTGATTTATGGCTTAAAGTGCTTGGGTCTAATCATCATTTTGGCCTCTTTAAGGGAGGACTTGTAGCCACCAGGGTGTGCCTCACTTATACCAGGCCAGGTACCCCAGAAAATCCCATTACGGACACCTCTGTATTTTTGGTGATAATATCTGCCATTTAAGTTTGCAGAAAGACATGCATCAAACCACCAGCCTGAACTGTAATAGAGTCCACAGTTCCCAGAGGGATATCGATCATTGTCTCTATCTGGGGTGGTAAAAAACTTGAGATCATGGTTGTAATGTTTACTGAAATGTAAGGCATCTCCCGCTGTGCCATTATAGTTACCGATGTGTAATCGGTATTTGAGAAACTCGTTGGCCACATAAAACTGATCATACAAGGCATAGAGTTTGACACCATTAAAGTCTTCAAGATCTATCCTTAGAATCATATCCTTACTCTTGGTCAAAAGATGAATTTTATCATTCCCCAACCAAAATTCTCTTCTGAGGTTTCCAAAGCCCACTTTATAGTCTTGCCATGTTCTGGTGAAGTTGGTGCTTCCATCGAGACGTGCCTGAAGCACTGTCCAGCCTCCCCCCATGGTCTCCATGTCGCAGAAAACTTCGAAGCTACTGTTTTTGGGATCCGGTGTAACTCTGTAGGTCTCACTGCTTCTTTTGCCTATTGTGTAGTAGTCAGAGCAATCTTTATATATTAGATGTTGCACTAAACGGGGAAGAAGACAAAGGCATTGGATTCtgttaataaaaaatatgcatcTGAAGAATTCTTTACATTTACAAAAGCAGTCTGATAACTCAGTCAATGGTGTTAGTGAAACCTTGCTCTGCAAAACTTACTTGACATgtttagcaaatgtttattaaggCTTCGGAATCAGAACTTGATGCTATAAAGCAGACACGGCTCTTCCACATACTCTTGGTAATAATAGTGACAATGTTCACAATAAACAATGAGATCAATAAAGTAGTTTCAGTAACTTAGTTACTATTTAGTGAGTGCTACTTATGTGTTCCAGGCATTCTACATAGACTTCACGTTTTCACACTTACTCTGCACATTGACCTTATGATGTAGGTATTGTTTCCGATCTGTACGTGAGGATGTTTAGTAAGCTCAAAGAGAATCAGTGGCTTGCCAAGTTCACAGAAGcattaagtggcagagccaggacacaCTGAGGTCTAGCTGGCTGTAAAGCTTGTTCTTGTAACTACTTCATTCCTAGGTGCTAAAGGTCAGATGCCTCCAACTCTCCTAGAACTGCATTCCATGTGTACAAAAAAAGCACAGgtttctttctatttccttttaccCAAAGGGGCCAATACCTTCCTCTGTCATCATTTGGTTATGTCCAAAtgatgtattaaaattttaaggtaCAGAACTGATCATAAATTCACATTTGTTTTACTTGTGTGACAATGAAAGAAGATCAAGTAAGAAAAGgaatttttgggatccctgggtggcgcagtggtttggcgcttgcctttggcccagggtgcgatcctggagacccgggatcgaatcccacatcaggctcccggtgcatggagcctgcttctccctctgcctatgtctctgcctctctctctctctctctctgtgactatcataaataaataaaaattaaaaaaaaaagaaaaggaatttttaaaataatataccaATATTCttgttctgaatttattttttttcttgttctgaatTTATTATCTGGAAAGTATTTAGCCAGTGTTTCATATGTTTGGTTTCTAGAAATAACAGGTGGTTATGTCCAGGATAAATATAATAATCAGTTGACATAGCTCTGTAGGAATCAAATACAGATATTACTCTCAAAGAATTTCTATAAAGATTTGGGCCAGATAAGGTAAATTTAATATGAGCTACTCAGAGGCacaaaatatctattcatgtgtGTTTAGAACTCAGAGTACCCCAATATTTCCTCCAAACTTTTAGCACAGAAATGAATAGTAGAATCGTGTTCATATCATTCCAAGTTGCTACGCAGCATCAAATCTAATGTGCCCAGAGATGTCACCAAGATGTGAACCTCTGCCTCGCAGTTCAGGGTACATTCAGATCCAGACTACCAGGAGTATTAGCAACAGTGGTCCTTGAAAGCCCTGCCTACCTCCGGATCCTTGGCAGATTCCCTAGGGACGGTGCACACATGAGGTGCTTGGCCCAACAGAATATGATCTCTGTCCCACATGCCATATCCCTTCAACCTTACACTCATGGTAAGCGGTCGCCCTCATGCAGAGATGGCTTTCCAAAGTGTAGCCAGACCATCAGCAGCAGTGTCCCAGGAACTCAGATGGAAAGCCAGCATTTGGAGGAACCAGTGCCACAGTTACAAGTTTGTGGGCATAGCAGGAGTAGTTAAGTAGTAGTTAAGTTTGTGCTCCTCTGGCCTGCCAAAACTctccctttaaaatgtttttgtgcCCCTCAAAGCAAAAAGTTCTGCGCACACATGAAGCTACATAGCTGCTTTTATTCTATCTATAAAATCTCCTATTGTCGTTAGATATTTGGGATTATGAGCGGCAGAAAGTTAAAATCTTTCAAAGACTTCTTGTGACCACACGAGAAGGAACAGATTTCCAATGAACTGATTTCCAGTGAACAAAGCATAACTAGAAATACAGCCTTCTCTCTGTTGTTCTCAAACCTTTCAGCGAAAAGATAAGTTAAATGCACTGAAACATTATATCAAAACAATATCTCTCCACTTCCATTTGTGTGTAGCTCTAGCATTAGCACATCAGATCTTTGAAATTGGAAGTGCTCTCTCTCGCAAGATACAGAACCAAGCATGATTTTTAGAATTCTTATATTATCTCTATGGTCACATTTGCAAAGATGGTAGTTTCTCCTCTGCTACCTTGGTGAATACAAGGCTTGATTTTTTATCTCATCTGCCATTTGTCGACCTTGTTTGCTGAGGTTAATGTTTACAGATAGTGTCTAGCTATATAAAATTCAGGGACAAGCGATGAGAAAGCGTCGTACGTACCCGGACGCGACTGTGTGTGTTCCTGGCTGGGGCACTTGGATGAACACTTGCCATCCAGACTGTTGACCACCGACGTTAGATTCGCCACTTTGCTATCGACGTAATTTTCTATGTTGTTCATATTCACAAGGCTGAGCTCCTCCAGGCGGCCGTGAAGCACGTCGATCTCCTCCTTGGCGTTCTTGAGGTCGGCGGACAGCCTGTTAACCTCGCTCTCTAGCTCTCGAACCCGCCCGTCCTCGGCttcccccggggcccccgggctGGGCGACAGCTGTCCCCCTCGGCCCGGGGCCCGGCTGTCGTCAGCCTGCAGTTTGCAGTCCTGGCAGGACTTCTTCAGGCTGTTCACCGTTTCCCTGAGGTTCTGGACTTCCTTGAACACCTCCTCGAGCCTGCCCCACTGCGCGGGCAGCTGGACGGTGAGCGCGGGCAGGCGCACCTGGTAGGCGCACTCGCCGCCCGCCGCGCACCTGCCGGTGCTGCGCAGCGTGGCCGGGCAGGCGGCCtcggcgcccgcgcccgcgcccgcgcccccgcctgcCTCCGCCGCGCCGTCCGCCACGGCCAGCAGGCCGCACGCCGCCAGGACCGGGCCCAGCCAGCACCAGCCGGCCGGCGGCATCTTCGCGGGCGCTCACCCCGGGGCGCCGGCCGGCCCGCGCGGCTTTAAGGGGCGCGCAGCTGGCGGCCGGGGCGGCGCTGGGCGTTCTCGGAAACGGGCGGGGGCGCTTGCATCACAGCGCCCGGGCCGCGGGGGAGCGGGAGGGAGAAcaggggggagcggggggagcggggggcggggagcaagggagaaggggagatggggagaaggggagtgcaggggagcagggggagcaagggagaaggggagatggggagaaggggagtgcaggggagcagggggaggaagggagaaggggagatggggagaaggggagtgcaggggagcaagggagaaggggagatggggagaaggggagtgcaggggagcagggggagcaagggagaaggggagatggggagaaggggagtgcaggggagcaagggagaaggggagatggggagaaggggaggggggagcaggggggagcaggggagcaaaagagaaggggagaaggggaggggggagcaggggagcaaaagagaaggggagatggggagcaggggagtgggggggagcagggggagcggagggagcaagggagaaggggagatggggagaaagggagcGGGGGAGcaagggagatggggagatggggagtaGGGGAGTAGGGGGCAGCAGGGGGGAAAGGGggagcgggggggcgggggcgagcgggagagggggagcgggggggggcgggggagcaggggggcgggggagcggggggagtGCGGGAGCAAGAGAGaaggggagcgggggagcgggggCCGTGCCCTCCCCGCAGCCGCCCCAAAGCCCTGGGTCGCTCCCAGGACGGCGGCCGCAGAACTCCCGCGCCTGACTGCTTGCACACGTTCCTCCTGTTGCGCTTGTACCTGTAGTTTCTACAGCCCTGGGGAAAAATTCTCGGATTTCACCATAATTATCCTTGAAACAAATCGTACTTAATGCCACTGGGGAAACCAGCTGTTAAAGATGAAGCTCAAGGTGCTGGTTATCCGGCCTGAAGAAGGGGGAGTTTACATAAATGGGAGAtgggcttttttttccttttcagattgggGTCGTTGAGGATTCTGTGTATTTTTCGTGTTGGGCTCTCGGGTGAAATCTTaagcatttgaaaatttttagaaCTATGACCACGAGTGCAGCTTTCTGACTCCTGCCATGCACTTTTGTTTCACCTGtttgaaaaggagaagaaaactgGTCGAGAGGAAGGGGTTGCTTTTTACCCCTTTGGCCCCAGCACAGTTGGTG is a window of Vulpes lagopus strain Blue_001 chromosome 11, ASM1834538v1, whole genome shotgun sequence DNA encoding:
- the FGL2 gene encoding fibroleukin, with protein sequence MPPAGWCWLGPVLAACGLLAVADGAAEAGGGAGAGAGAEAACPATLRSTGRCAAGGECAYQVRLPALTVQLPAQWGRLEEVFKEVQNLRETVNSLKKSCQDCKLQADDSRAPGRGGQLSPSPGAPGEAEDGRVRELESEVNRLSADLKNAKEEIDVLHGRLEELSLVNMNNIENYVDSKVANLTSVVNSLDGKCSSKCPSQEHTQSRPVQHLIYKDCSDYYTIGKRSSETYRVTPDPKNSSFEVFCDMETMGGGWTVLQARLDGSTNFTRTWQDYKVGFGNLRREFWLGNDKIHLLTKSKDMILRIDLEDFNGVKLYALYDQFYVANEFLKYRLHIGNYNGTAGDALHFSKHYNHDLKFFTTPDRDNDRYPSGNCGLYYSSGWWFDACLSANLNGRYYHQKYRGVRNGIFWGTWPGISEAHPGGYKSSLKEAKMMIRPKHFKP